Proteins found in one Erythrobacter sp. 3-20A1M genomic segment:
- the mreC gene encoding rod shape-determining protein MreC: MAPPSRRPGHSRKAQYGLFTGYVIAGIGALIGAALLAISLLEPAAFGGLRGVSIDVTSPVSRTTARAREGGQGLIETVRGYLRAGSQNAALKREVELARIRLAAAQSLKQENARLKGLLGLGNSDVEPVAITHMLGSSGSSARRFGYIGAGRDRGVTPGMPVRTARGVVGRVLETSFTTSRVLLLTDSQSVLPVRLADRDVIAFAQGRGDGRIDIRLINLGLNPLKRGDMFVTSGAGGFFQPGLPVALVEQLTDDGAIARIVSDPAAADFVAVEPLYQPVLTKAARTPVDQPLPGSQTGEEGGDAPSAE, encoded by the coding sequence ATGGCGCCTCCGAGCCGGCGCCCGGGGCATTCGCGCAAGGCGCAATACGGCCTGTTCACGGGTTACGTCATCGCGGGCATCGGCGCGCTGATCGGCGCGGCGCTGCTCGCCATCTCGCTGCTCGAACCCGCAGCCTTCGGCGGTCTGCGCGGCGTTTCGATCGACGTCACCAGCCCCGTGTCCCGCACCACGGCCCGCGCACGTGAGGGCGGACAGGGACTGATCGAGACCGTGCGCGGCTATCTGCGCGCGGGCAGCCAGAACGCCGCGCTGAAGCGCGAGGTGGAACTCGCCCGCATCCGGCTCGCCGCGGCGCAGTCCCTCAAGCAGGAAAACGCCCGGCTGAAGGGGCTGCTCGGCCTCGGCAACAGCGATGTCGAGCCGGTTGCGATCACCCACATGCTCGGTTCGTCCGGGTCGAGTGCGCGCCGCTTCGGCTATATCGGCGCGGGCCGCGATCGCGGGGTGACGCCGGGCATGCCCGTACGCACGGCGCGTGGCGTGGTCGGCCGCGTGCTCGAAACCTCGTTCACAACGTCGCGCGTCCTGCTCCTGACCGACAGCCAGAGCGTGCTGCCCGTTCGCCTTGCCGACCGCGACGTCATCGCTTTCGCGCAAGGGCGCGGCGACGGACGCATCGACATTCGTCTGATCAACCTCGGCCTCAACCCGCTCAAACGCGGGGATATGTTCGTGACCAGCGGCGCGGGCGGCTTCTTCCAGCCCGGTCTCCCGGTCGCACTGGTCGAACAGCTGACGGACGACGGCGCGATCGCGCGGATCGTGAGCGATCCCGCCGCCGCCGATTTCGTGGCGGTCGAGCCACTCTATCAACCCGTGCTGACCAAGGCCGCGCGCACTCCCGTCGATCAGCCCCTGCCCGGATCGCAAACAGGCGAAGAGGGCGGCGACGCCCCATCCGCCGAGTGA
- the ychF gene encoding redox-regulated ATPase YchF produces the protein MGFRCGIVGLPNVGKSTLFNALTETQAAQAANYPFCTIEPNVGQVSVPDERLEKIAKIAGSAKVLPTQLAFVDIAGLVKGASQGEGLGNQFLGNIREVDAIVHVLRCFEDDDIQHVSNKVDPIADAEVVETELMLSDLESLEKRVPAAAKGATGGDKEAKIMASVLGQALDLLRDGKPARLTQPNDEEEARLFRQAQLLTAKPVLYVCNVGEEDAAEGNAFSAEVFAKAEREGAEAVVVSAAIEAELVAMDPGDRAEYLAELGLTESGLSRVIRAGYKLLSLNTFFTAGPKETRAWTFPSGAKAPQAAGEIHTDFEKGFIRAETIAYDDYIALNGEAGAREAGKLRQEGKEYLVQDGDIMLFKFNV, from the coding sequence ATGGGTTTTCGATGCGGGATCGTGGGCCTGCCCAATGTCGGCAAGTCCACGCTGTTCAATGCCTTGACCGAAACGCAGGCCGCGCAGGCGGCGAACTACCCCTTCTGCACGATCGAGCCCAATGTCGGGCAGGTCTCCGTGCCGGACGAGCGGCTGGAGAAGATCGCCAAGATCGCGGGCAGCGCGAAGGTCCTGCCGACCCAGCTCGCCTTCGTCGACATCGCCGGACTGGTCAAAGGGGCCAGTCAGGGCGAAGGGCTCGGCAACCAGTTCCTCGGCAATATCCGCGAGGTCGACGCGATCGTCCACGTCCTGCGCTGTTTCGAGGACGACGATATTCAGCACGTGTCGAACAAGGTCGATCCGATCGCCGATGCGGAGGTGGTGGAGACCGAGCTGATGCTCTCCGACCTCGAAAGCCTGGAGAAGCGCGTGCCCGCCGCGGCCAAGGGCGCGACCGGCGGCGACAAAGAAGCGAAGATCATGGCCAGCGTGCTTGGCCAGGCGCTCGACCTGCTGCGCGACGGCAAGCCCGCCCGACTGACACAGCCCAACGACGAGGAGGAGGCGCGGCTGTTCCGACAGGCGCAGCTCCTGACCGCCAAGCCCGTGCTGTATGTCTGCAATGTGGGTGAGGAAGACGCCGCCGAGGGCAACGCCTTCTCCGCCGAAGTCTTCGCCAAGGCGGAGCGCGAGGGGGCGGAGGCGGTGGTCGTCTCCGCCGCGATCGAGGCCGAGCTGGTGGCGATGGACCCGGGCGACCGTGCCGAATACCTCGCGGAGCTAGGCCTGACGGAAAGCGGCCTCTCCCGCGTGATCCGGGCAGGCTACAAGCTCCTCTCCCTCAACACCTTCTTCACTGCGGGGCCGAAAGAAACGCGCGCCTGGACCTTTCCCTCCGGGGCAAAGGCACCGCAGGCTGCGGGCGAGATCCATACCGATTTCGAGAAGGGCTTCATCCGGGCCGAGACCATCGCCTACGACGACTACATCGCCCTGAATGGCGAAGCGGGCGCGCGCGAGGCGGGCAAACTGCGTCAGGAGGGGAAGGAGTACCTGGTGCAGGACGGCGACATCATGCTGTTCAAGTTCAACGTCTGA
- the mreD gene encoding rod shape-determining protein MreD, translating into MERLNPRARRDVYGSRINRAHSPVFASVVPWLTIMLGSLVTALPVVSAIPLMPPLALLLLLAWRFIRPGVVPVWAGFPLGLWDDLFSGQPFGSAILLFSLILLGIEALEARFPWRSFLQDWLLASVLSAAYLFLSLILSGARIDAVTITYLWPQALLSILSYPIIARMVAIFDRIRLVRFRVED; encoded by the coding sequence ATGGAGCGGCTCAATCCCCGCGCCCGCCGCGATGTCTATGGCAGCCGCATCAATCGCGCCCATTCGCCCGTATTCGCCTCGGTCGTGCCGTGGCTCACCATCATGCTCGGATCGCTGGTCACCGCGCTGCCGGTCGTCTCTGCCATTCCGCTGATGCCGCCCCTGGCGCTCTTGCTGCTGCTCGCATGGCGTTTCATCCGTCCTGGCGTGGTGCCCGTATGGGCCGGTTTTCCGCTGGGGCTATGGGACGATCTGTTCAGCGGGCAGCCGTTCGGTTCGGCAATCCTGCTGTTCTCGCTCATCCTTCTGGGGATCGAGGCGCTGGAGGCGCGCTTCCCATGGCGCAGCTTCCTGCAGGACTGGTTGCTCGCCAGCGTCCTTTCCGCCGCGTACCTGTTCCTCAGCCTGATCCTGTCGGGTGCGCGGATCGACGCGGTGACGATCACCTATCTGTGGCCGCAGGCCTTGCTGTCCATCCTGAGCTATCCCATTATCGCGCGCATGGTCGCCATTTTCGACAGGATCCGCCTCGTCCGGTTCAGGGTGGAAGATTGA
- a CDS encoding DUF1206 domain-containing protein, with translation MVDKSEKFSWLVRVGYFSRAIFYIMLGFLALTNANRIAEGTDGLFQAIEEYPAGEAMLWIMAVGLLAYALFRFCSPLFDIENTGSDAKGWAERIGHAGSGIGHLTLAWAAFQLASNDTSGHGGESGGGGAEQAASSVLSFEFGGIVLGLLGLAFFATSLFQFKKGLTGEFMNRISASAPDFTRWLGGAGYCARGVVYAVIGLSLVKAGFFSGGADQIKTLADAVAALASTGVLFKLTAVGLLLFGLFSLILTRYRIIPELGENGRVPAFRA, from the coding sequence ATGGTCGATAAGTCGGAGAAGTTCAGCTGGCTGGTGCGCGTGGGCTATTTCAGCCGCGCGATCTTCTACATCATGCTCGGGTTCCTCGCGCTGACCAATGCGAACCGGATCGCGGAAGGCACCGATGGGCTGTTCCAGGCGATCGAGGAATATCCCGCGGGCGAGGCGATGCTGTGGATTATGGCGGTAGGCCTGCTCGCCTATGCGCTGTTCCGGTTCTGCTCGCCCCTGTTCGATATCGAGAACACGGGCTCCGACGCGAAGGGCTGGGCCGAACGGATCGGACATGCCGGCAGCGGCATCGGCCACCTGACGCTGGCATGGGCGGCGTTCCAGCTCGCGTCCAACGACACCTCCGGACATGGCGGCGAAAGCGGCGGTGGCGGGGCGGAACAAGCCGCGTCCAGCGTGCTGTCCTTCGAATTCGGCGGGATCGTCCTCGGCCTCTTGGGGCTCGCCTTCTTCGCCACCAGCCTATTCCAGTTCAAGAAGGGGCTGACCGGCGAGTTCATGAACCGCATTTCCGCCTCCGCCCCCGATTTCACCCGCTGGTTGGGCGGTGCAGGCTATTGCGCGCGCGGGGTGGTCTATGCCGTGATCGGCCTGTCGCTGGTGAAAGCGGGGTTCTTCTCCGGCGGGGCCGACCAGATCAAGACCCTGGCCGATGCGGTTGCCGCGCTTGCGAGCACCGGCGTCCTGTTCAAGCTGACGGCGGTGGGCCTGTTGCTGTTCGGCCTCTTCAGCCTCATCCTGACCCGCTATCGCATCATTCCCGAGCTGGGCGAGAACGGCCGCGTACCGGCGTTCCGCGCCTGA
- a CDS encoding MaoC family dehydratase, producing the protein MRHFEDIDVGSRESFGSYKVTRDEVIDFASRYDPQPFHLDEEAAAQTYFGRLSASGWHTCAMTMRMMVDNMGEDATASLGSPGIDELRWLRPVYPGDTLRCESEVLEKRRSRSRPEMGLFKSRLKTFNQHDEAVLEMVSNGLIKVRDPAAPMES; encoded by the coding sequence ATGAGGCATTTCGAGGATATCGACGTCGGGTCCCGCGAGAGCTTCGGTAGCTATAAGGTCACCCGCGATGAAGTGATCGACTTCGCCTCGCGTTACGACCCGCAGCCGTTCCACCTCGACGAGGAAGCCGCCGCGCAGACCTATTTCGGGCGGCTTTCGGCCAGCGGCTGGCATACCTGCGCCATGACCATGCGTATGATGGTCGACAATATGGGCGAGGACGCCACCGCCAGCCTGGGATCGCCGGGGATCGACGAGCTACGCTGGTTGCGGCCCGTCTATCCCGGCGACACGCTGCGCTGCGAGAGCGAAGTGCTGGAAAAGCGGCGCAGCCGCTCTCGGCCCGAGATGGGCCTGTTCAAGTCACGGCTGAAGACGTTCAACCAGCACGATGAAGCGGTGCTGGAAATGGTGTCGAACGGGCTAATCAAGGTGCGCGACCCAGCGGCACCGATGGAAAGCTAG
- a CDS encoding alkaline phosphatase produces the protein MITRRSLIRTTAVGAAAATLSAPAILSAQSWFAEYPFKLGVASGDPASDGFVLWTRLAPDPFGQHAGVPMSALPVDWEVAEDDRFRTIAAKGTELARPELGHSVHVEVAGLKPDRPYWYRFTVGSDRSLTGRARTLPVAGTPVGQLRFGVCGCQHYESGFYTAYRDIAEDDLAFVFHYGDFMYEYAYDYNYGPDRLPVPKVREHRLREVVSLTDYRQHYAQYLLDLDLQAARSSQVFLSTFDDHEVQNNWVDDFAQDPSIPPEVFALRRQAAMQAWYENMPVRRSMIPRGELILANRRIAFGDLAAINLLDTRSFRTNQPCDDKWGVEPCEAVFDKNAQVLGAAQEKWLDDNLGRKDARWNCIAQQIMMMPLNRRTDDDQPELMYNLDSWAGYAAPRERLMARLAKVDNAVVLTGDEHQNYAGLLMSGEKPVGVECVVTSVSSGGDGQDQRPGSDRILAENPQLRFINDQRGYGVCSVTPESWRTDFMVLDQVSSRGGTLSRRASAEIAAGPANLSIV, from the coding sequence ATGATCACACGTCGCTCGCTCATCCGCACTACCGCCGTCGGCGCCGCCGCGGCGACCCTCTCCGCTCCCGCGATCCTTTCCGCACAAAGCTGGTTCGCGGAGTATCCGTTCAAGCTGGGCGTCGCGTCGGGCGATCCCGCCAGCGACGGTTTCGTGCTGTGGACGCGCCTCGCGCCCGATCCGTTCGGCCAGCATGCGGGCGTGCCGATGTCGGCCCTGCCGGTGGACTGGGAAGTGGCCGAGGACGACCGCTTCCGCACCATCGCTGCGAAGGGGACCGAGCTGGCCCGGCCGGAACTGGGCCACAGCGTCCATGTCGAAGTGGCCGGACTGAAGCCCGACCGCCCCTATTGGTACCGCTTCACCGTCGGTTCGGACCGGTCGCTCACCGGCCGCGCGCGGACGCTGCCCGTCGCCGGCACGCCGGTCGGCCAACTGCGCTTCGGCGTGTGCGGGTGCCAGCATTACGAAAGCGGTTTCTATACCGCCTATCGCGACATTGCGGAGGACGATCTCGCTTTCGTCTTCCACTATGGCGATTTCATGTACGAATATGCGTACGACTACAATTACGGCCCCGACCGCCTGCCGGTGCCCAAGGTGCGCGAGCATCGCCTGCGCGAGGTCGTCTCGCTGACCGATTACCGCCAGCATTATGCGCAGTACCTGCTCGATCTGGACCTGCAGGCGGCGCGCAGTTCGCAGGTTTTCCTGTCGACGTTTGACGACCACGAGGTCCAAAACAACTGGGTGGACGATTTCGCGCAGGATCCCTCCATCCCGCCCGAGGTCTTCGCGCTGCGCCGCCAGGCCGCGATGCAGGCGTGGTACGAGAACATGCCCGTGCGCCGTTCGATGATCCCGCGCGGCGAACTGATCCTGGCCAACCGCCGCATCGCCTTCGGCGATCTGGCGGCGATCAACCTGCTCGACACGCGCAGCTTCCGCACCAACCAGCCCTGCGACGACAAATGGGGCGTGGAGCCGTGCGAAGCCGTGTTCGACAAGAACGCGCAGGTGCTGGGAGCGGCGCAGGAGAAGTGGCTCGACGACAACCTCGGGCGCAAGGACGCGCGCTGGAACTGCATCGCGCAGCAGATCATGATGATGCCGCTCAACCGGCGTACCGACGACGACCAGCCCGAACTGATGTACAATCTGGATAGCTGGGCGGGTTACGCGGCACCGCGAGAACGGTTGATGGCGCGCCTTGCGAAGGTCGACAACGCGGTGGTGCTCACCGGTGACGAGCATCAGAACTATGCCGGGCTCCTGATGTCGGGCGAGAAGCCGGTCGGCGTCGAATGCGTCGTAACCTCTGTCAGTAGCGGCGGCGACGGACAGGACCAGCGGCCCGGAAGCGACCGCATTCTCGCTGAGAACCCGCAGCTCCGCTTCATCAACGACCAGCGTGGCTATGGCGTTTGCTCCGTAACGCCGGAAAGCTGGCGGACGGACTTCATGGTGCTGGACCAGGTATCGAGCCGAGGCGGTACGCTCAGCCGCAGGGCCAGCGCCGAGATCGCGGCAGGACCGGCGAACCTTTCCATCGTTTGA
- the mutL gene encoding DNA mismatch repair endonuclease MutL, whose product MADIRRLPEALVNRIAAGEVVERPAAALKELLENAVDAGATRIAIALTEGGLTRIEVTDDGCGMAPAQMALALERHATSKLPDSLIGEGQAIERVATLGFRGEALPSIASVSRFTLESRPHDAPQGWRTVVDHGERVEDGPAALPPGTRSRVEQVFAKVPARRKFLRTARSESAACLDVVRRLAMARPEIGFTLDHGERRVLALQPDQRLADRVAQVVARELRENGVLIDMERGAMRLTGVAGLPTYNRGVADHQYLFVNGRPVKDRLLVGAVRGAYSDMLARDRHAVLALFLDLPAEDVDVNVHPAKTEVRFRDSQAVRGFIVSGLRQALSTGDRRSAQAPDAAAMGRWQREGEGEPAPALRSIFQNRDWSAPDSSRVAEPAAPWRGQDAGVMDQPRVDAPMGRAIEAGQPVEGENDYPLGIARGQVANTYIVAEAADGLVLVDQHAAHERLVLERLRAAGAGDAVARSQALLIPDVVELDEPDCDRLEEAAGRLEALGLSIERFGPGAMLVRSVPHALAGSNPQKLLRDIADDLAHHGVDGERGALLLGEKLDLVLATMACHGSVRAGRVLRVDEMNALLREMERTPRSGQCNHGRPTWVKLSMDDVEKLFGRH is encoded by the coding sequence ATGGCCGATATTCGCCGCCTGCCCGAAGCACTCGTCAACCGCATCGCCGCGGGGGAAGTGGTGGAGCGCCCTGCCGCCGCGCTCAAGGAGCTGCTCGAAAACGCCGTCGATGCCGGGGCGACCCGCATCGCCATCGCGCTGACCGAAGGGGGGCTGACCCGCATTGAGGTGACCGACGACGGTTGCGGGATGGCCCCCGCGCAGATGGCGCTCGCGCTGGAGCGGCATGCCACCTCGAAGCTGCCCGACAGCCTGATCGGGGAAGGGCAGGCGATCGAGCGGGTCGCGACGCTCGGCTTTCGGGGGGAAGCCTTGCCCTCCATCGCCAGCGTATCCCGCTTCACGCTGGAGAGCCGCCCGCACGACGCGCCGCAGGGGTGGCGCACGGTGGTCGATCATGGGGAGCGGGTGGAGGACGGGCCGGCCGCACTGCCGCCCGGCACTCGCTCCCGGGTGGAGCAGGTATTCGCCAAGGTCCCCGCGCGGCGCAAGTTCCTGCGCACTGCGCGCAGCGAATCCGCCGCGTGCCTCGACGTGGTCCGCCGCCTGGCGATGGCGCGACCGGAGATCGGCTTCACGCTCGACCATGGCGAGCGCCGCGTGCTGGCCTTGCAACCGGACCAGAGACTGGCGGACCGCGTGGCGCAGGTCGTCGCGCGCGAATTGCGCGAGAACGGCGTGCTGATCGACATGGAGCGGGGGGCCATGCGCCTCACCGGCGTGGCGGGCCTGCCGACCTACAATCGCGGGGTGGCGGATCATCAGTATCTGTTCGTCAACGGCCGTCCGGTGAAGGACCGATTGCTGGTCGGCGCGGTGCGCGGGGCCTATTCCGACATGCTCGCACGCGACCGGCATGCGGTGCTGGCGCTGTTCCTCGACCTTCCGGCGGAGGACGTGGATGTGAACGTCCATCCGGCGAAGACCGAGGTCCGCTTTCGCGATTCGCAGGCGGTGCGCGGTTTCATCGTATCGGGACTGCGGCAGGCGCTTTCCACCGGCGATCGCCGCAGCGCGCAGGCACCCGACGCCGCCGCCATGGGCCGCTGGCAGCGCGAGGGGGAAGGGGAGCCCGCGCCCGCGCTGCGCTCCATCTTCCAGAATCGCGACTGGAGCGCGCCTGACTCTTCGCGCGTGGCCGAACCCGCGGCACCGTGGCGCGGCCAGGATGCGGGCGTGATGGACCAGCCGCGCGTGGATGCGCCGATGGGCCGCGCCATCGAGGCGGGGCAGCCGGTCGAAGGGGAAAACGACTACCCGCTCGGCATTGCGCGTGGTCAGGTGGCGAACACCTATATCGTCGCCGAGGCGGCGGACGGGCTGGTGCTGGTCGACCAGCACGCCGCGCACGAACGCCTGGTGCTGGAGCGGTTGCGGGCGGCGGGGGCGGGCGATGCCGTTGCGCGCAGCCAGGCGCTGCTGATCCCCGACGTGGTCGAACTGGACGAGCCGGATTGCGACCGGCTGGAGGAAGCCGCCGGCCGCCTCGAAGCGCTGGGCCTCTCGATCGAACGCTTCGGGCCCGGGGCGATGCTGGTGCGCAGCGTGCCCCATGCGCTGGCGGGATCGAACCCGCAGAAATTGCTGCGCGACATCGCGGACGATCTGGCGCATCACGGCGTCGATGGCGAGCGCGGCGCATTGCTGCTGGGCGAGAAGCTCGATTTGGTGCTGGCGACCATGGCCTGCCACGGATCGGTCCGGGCGGGGCGGGTGCTGCGGGTCGACGAGATGAACGCGCTGCTGCGCGAGATGGAGCGCACCCCGCGCTCCGGCCAGTGCAATCACGGCCGCCCGACCTGGGTGAAGTTGTCGATGGACGATGTAGAGAAACTTTTCGGGAGGCACTGA
- a CDS encoding rod shape-determining protein, with protein MGFFNRLFKFGSQNLAIDLGTANTLVYVADQGIILNEPSVVAIETIAGIKRVKAVGDDAKMMMGKTPDSIEAIRPLRDGVIADIEIAEEMIKHFIRKVNGKRTSMFSPPEIVICVPSGSTSVERRAIRDAASNAGASQVMLILEPMAAAIGADMPVTEPVGSMVVDIGGGTTEVAVLSLRGLAYTTSVRTGGDKMDEAIVSYVRRHHNLLIGEATAERIKKDYGIAVAPEDGIGQTVTIKGRDLVNGVPKEITINQGHIAEALNEPIGAIVEGVRIALENTAPELAADIVDQGIVLTGGGALISGLDSYLREETGLPVSIAEDPLSCVAIGTGRAMEDPIYRGVLMNA; from the coding sequence ATGGGCTTTTTCAACAGACTCTTCAAATTCGGTTCGCAGAACCTGGCGATCGACCTCGGGACCGCGAATACCCTGGTCTATGTCGCCGATCAGGGAATCATCCTGAACGAACCTTCCGTGGTCGCGATCGAGACCATCGCCGGGATCAAGCGGGTGAAGGCCGTGGGCGACGATGCGAAGATGATGATGGGTAAGACGCCGGATTCGATCGAGGCCATCCGCCCCCTGCGCGACGGCGTGATCGCCGACATCGAAATCGCCGAAGAGATGATCAAGCACTTCATCCGCAAGGTGAACGGCAAGCGGACCAGCATGTTCAGCCCACCCGAAATCGTGATCTGTGTGCCGTCGGGCTCGACCTCGGTCGAACGCCGCGCGATCCGCGACGCGGCGAGCAATGCAGGCGCGAGCCAGGTCATGCTGATCCTGGAGCCGATGGCGGCCGCGATCGGTGCCGACATGCCGGTGACGGAGCCGGTCGGCTCCATGGTTGTCGATATCGGTGGCGGCACGACGGAAGTCGCGGTCCTGTCGCTGCGTGGCCTCGCCTACACCACATCGGTGCGCACCGGCGGCGACAAGATGGACGAGGCGATCGTCTCTTACGTCCGTCGCCACCACAACCTGCTGATCGGCGAAGCCACCGCGGAGCGGATCAAGAAGGATTACGGCATCGCGGTCGCTCCCGAAGACGGCATCGGCCAGACGGTGACGATCAAGGGGCGCGACCTCGTCAACGGCGTGCCCAAGGAAATCACGATCAACCAGGGGCACATCGCCGAGGCTCTGAACGAGCCGATCGGGGCCATCGTGGAAGGCGTACGGATCGCGCTGGAAAACACCGCCCCCGAACTGGCGGCGGACATCGTCGATCAGGGCATCGTGCTCACCGGTGGCGGGGCGCTGATTTCCGGCCTTGATTCCTATCTGCGCGAAGAAACGGGCCTGCCCGTCAGCATCGCGGAAGATCCGCTGTCCTGCGTCGCGATCGGAACCGGGCGAGCGATGGAGGACCCGATCTATCGCGGCGTCCTCATGAACGCCTGA
- a CDS encoding IS110 family transposase has product MSEVSIIGLDIAKSVFQVHGADASGRVVLRKKVSRAKLLPFFASQPSCQVVLEACGGAHHWARELTKLGHEVRLIAPAYVKPFVKRQKNDAADAEAICEAAQRPSMRFVPVKTEAQQAAALVFRARDLLVKQRTQISNAVRGHMTEHGWIAPQGLAHMKKLAALLEDPSAVPESARPVLEIMLDQMAVLSERIAELDREIARRAREDETARRLMTIPGIGPITATAITALAPPPGTFAKGRDFAAWVGLTPRQHSTGGKQRLGAISKMGERTLRRLLIIGSSAVVLQASRRGAPAGSWLEQMMARKPRMLVTVALANKTARIVWAVLTKNEDYRAPVSVAA; this is encoded by the coding sequence ATGTCGGAAGTTAGCATCATCGGGTTGGATATCGCAAAGTCTGTTTTCCAGGTTCACGGGGCCGATGCGTCGGGCCGTGTGGTGCTTCGCAAGAAAGTCAGCAGGGCGAAGCTCTTGCCGTTCTTTGCCTCGCAGCCCTCCTGCCAGGTGGTCCTGGAAGCGTGCGGGGGCGCGCATCACTGGGCGCGTGAGCTGACAAAGCTCGGTCATGAGGTCCGGTTGATCGCTCCAGCTTACGTAAAACCGTTCGTGAAGCGCCAGAAGAACGATGCTGCGGATGCCGAAGCCATCTGCGAGGCGGCGCAGCGCCCGAGCATGCGGTTCGTGCCAGTAAAGACCGAAGCGCAGCAAGCAGCCGCGCTGGTGTTCCGGGCCCGCGACCTGCTGGTCAAGCAGCGCACGCAGATCAGCAACGCCGTTCGCGGTCACATGACCGAGCATGGCTGGATCGCGCCGCAAGGCCTGGCGCACATGAAGAAGCTGGCTGCGCTGCTTGAAGATCCAAGCGCAGTTCCCGAGAGCGCACGGCCGGTACTGGAGATAATGCTCGATCAGATGGCGGTGCTGAGCGAGCGCATTGCCGAACTTGATCGGGAGATCGCCCGGCGTGCCCGCGAAGACGAGACCGCGCGGCGGCTGATGACGATCCCGGGCATCGGACCGATCACGGCAACCGCGATCACCGCACTTGCACCTCCGCCCGGCACCTTTGCCAAGGGCCGCGACTTTGCCGCATGGGTCGGGCTTACACCGCGCCAGCACTCGACCGGCGGCAAGCAAAGGCTCGGCGCGATCTCGAAGATGGGCGAGCGAACGCTGCGTCGGCTACTGATCATCGGCAGCAGTGCGGTCGTGCTCCAGGCAAGCAGGCGCGGCGCACCCGCGGGATCGTGGCTGGAACAGATGATGGCGCGCAAGCCGCGCATGCTGGTCACGGTGGCGCTCGCGAACAAGACCGCACGCATCGTCTGGGCAGTGCTGACGAAGAACGAGGATTACAGGGCTCCGGTCTCGGTCGCGGCGTAA
- the pth gene encoding aminoacyl-tRNA hydrolase — MQIWTGLGNPGPQYALHRHNVGFMACDVIAEMHDFGSVQKKFSGWVQEGRIGTEKVLLLKPATFMNESGRAVGEALRFYKLGPEALTVFHDELDLAPMKVKVRTGGGLAGHNGLRSIDQHIGPDFRRVRIGIGHPGHKDRVTGHVLGNYAKAEMDPLADMLAAIGAEADRLAGGEDERFMSDVAMRQQD, encoded by the coding sequence ATGCAGATTTGGACAGGCCTAGGAAATCCCGGACCGCAATATGCGCTCCACCGGCACAATGTCGGCTTCATGGCGTGTGACGTCATTGCGGAGATGCACGATTTCGGCAGCGTGCAGAAGAAGTTCTCCGGCTGGGTGCAGGAGGGGCGGATCGGTACCGAGAAGGTGCTGCTGCTGAAGCCCGCGACCTTCATGAACGAGAGCGGGCGCGCCGTGGGCGAGGCGCTGCGGTTCTACAAGCTGGGGCCGGAGGCGCTCACCGTCTTTCACGACGAGCTCGACCTCGCGCCGATGAAGGTGAAGGTGCGCACCGGCGGCGGGCTGGCGGGGCATAACGGCCTGCGCAGCATCGACCAGCATATCGGGCCGGACTTTCGCCGCGTGCGGATCGGTATCGGGCACCCGGGGCACAAAGACCGCGTGACCGGGCACGTTCTGGGCAACTACGCGAAGGCGGAGATGGACCCGCTGGCTGACATGCTCGCCGCGATCGGCGCGGAGGCCGACCGGCTGGCGGGGGGCGAGGACGAGCGCTTCATGAGCGACGTCGCCATGCGGCAGCAGGATTAG